One genomic region from uncultured Fusobacterium sp. encodes:
- the rsxE gene encoding electron transport complex subunit RsxE: protein MKTNYGKIIVSGIFKENPIFVLFLGLCPTLGVTSSAMNGLSMGLAVIAVLAFSNLLISAFKKLIPDQVRIPAFIMIIASLVTIVEMVMKAYTPDLYKVLGLFIPLIVVNCIVLGRAESFASKNGVFASFLDGIGSGLGFTLSLTVLGIIREILGNGTVFGIRVAPASYSPALIFILAPGAFFTIACIKAFLNYLEMKKSREG, encoded by the coding sequence ATGAAAACTAATTATGGAAAGATAATAGTATCTGGAATTTTTAAAGAAAACCCGATATTTGTATTATTCTTAGGACTTTGTCCTACACTAGGGGTAACAAGTTCAGCTATGAACGGATTATCAATGGGACTTGCAGTTATAGCAGTTCTTGCTTTTTCAAACCTATTAATTTCTGCATTTAAGAAATTAATTCCAGATCAAGTAAGAATCCCAGCATTTATTATGATCATTGCATCACTAGTTACAATAGTTGAAATGGTAATGAAGGCTTATACTCCTGATCTTTACAAAGTATTAGGATTATTTATCCCTCTTATAGTTGTTAACTGTATCGTACTTGGAAGAGCAGAAAGTTTTGCTTCTAAAAATGGTGTATTTGCATCTTTCTTAGATGGAATTGGATCAGGACTTGGATTTACTCTTTCTTTAACAGTTTTAGGAATTATTAGAGAAATCTTAGGAAATGGAACAGTGTTTGGTATAAGAGTAGCACCAGCTAGTTATTCACCAGCTCTTATATTCATATTAGCTCCAGGAGCTTTCTTTACAATAGCTTGTATCAAAGCATTCCTAAACTATCTTGAAATGAAAAAAAGTAGGGAGGGATAA
- the rsxA gene encoding electron transport complex subunit RsxA, with amino-acid sequence MSFGSLFSIIIGSIFINNVIFAKFLGCCPFMGVSKKVDASLGMGMAVTFVITIASGITWLVYHFLLDPFGLGYLQTIAFILIIAALVQFVEMAIAKTSPGLYKALGVFLPLITTNCAVLGVAIINIQEGYNFIETLVNGFSVAVGFSLALVLLAGIRERIEYSAIPAPFKGIPIAFISAGLLAMAFMGFSGMQI; translated from the coding sequence GTGAGTTTCGGAAGTCTTTTTAGTATTATTATAGGTTCAATTTTTATAAATAACGTTATCTTTGCTAAGTTCTTAGGATGTTGTCCATTTATGGGAGTTTCTAAAAAAGTAGATGCTTCTCTAGGAATGGGAATGGCAGTAACATTTGTTATTACTATTGCTTCTGGAATAACTTGGCTTGTATATCACTTTTTATTAGATCCGTTTGGATTAGGATATCTACAAACTATAGCTTTTATCCTGATAATAGCAGCTCTAGTTCAATTCGTTGAAATGGCTATTGCTAAAACATCACCAGGTTTATATAAAGCTCTAGGAGTATTCTTACCTCTTATCACAACTAACTGTGCTGTACTAGGGGTAGCAATTATTAATATTCAAGAAGGATATAATTTTATTGAAACTTTAGTAAATGGATTCTCAGTTGCTGTTGGATTCTCACTTGCATTAGTATTATTAGCAGGAATTAGAGAAAGAATAGAATACTCAGCAATCCCAGCACCATTTAAAGGTATTCCTATTGCATTTATTTCAGCAGGATTACTAGCAATGGCATTTATGGGATTCAGTGGAATGCAAATATAA
- a CDS encoding RnfABCDGE type electron transport complex subunit B, with product MEAIMMPAIVLGLTGLAMGLFLAFASMKFEIEVDPKIEAIMGVLPGANCGGCGFPGCSGYAAAIVNEGAAMSLCAPGGGAVAAKIGEIMGASVEVSDEKIVAKVLCQGDNTKTTKIYEFDGELQTCAAMMLYAGGDKSCMYSCLGHGDCEKVCPVGAIKVNERGIAEVNEDKCISCGLCQKTCPKKVIAMLPQSKKVTVACSSKDKGAVARKACSTACIGCGMCAKACPVGAITVENNLAKIDPAKCIQCGLCAGKCPTGAIKSEIKEIKKAEIIEDKCVGCTMCAKVCPVGAIEGELKGKHKVDPAKCIGCGLCFDKCKLKAIKMNVVATRD from the coding sequence ATGGAAGCAATAATGATGCCTGCTATAGTGTTAGGACTAACAGGGCTTGCTATGGGGTTATTCTTAGCATTTGCTTCAATGAAGTTCGAGATTGAAGTTGATCCTAAGATTGAAGCAATAATGGGTGTCCTTCCAGGTGCAAACTGTGGAGGATGTGGATTTCCAGGATGTTCTGGATATGCAGCAGCTATCGTAAATGAAGGGGCAGCAATGTCACTTTGTGCTCCAGGAGGAGGAGCTGTAGCAGCTAAAATCGGAGAAATTATGGGTGCATCTGTAGAAGTATCTGATGAAAAAATCGTTGCAAAAGTATTATGTCAAGGGGATAATACTAAAACAACTAAGATATATGAATTTGATGGAGAATTACAAACTTGTGCAGCTATGATGCTTTATGCTGGTGGAGATAAATCATGTATGTATTCATGTCTAGGACATGGAGACTGTGAAAAAGTATGTCCAGTTGGAGCTATTAAAGTTAATGAAAGAGGAATAGCAGAAGTTAATGAAGATAAATGTATCTCTTGTGGACTATGTCAAAAAACTTGTCCTAAGAAAGTTATAGCTATGCTACCTCAAAGTAAAAAAGTTACTGTTGCTTGTTCTTCTAAAGATAAAGGGGCAGTTGCTAGAAAAGCTTGTTCAACAGCTTGTATCGGTTGTGGAATGTGTGCAAAAGCATGTCCAGTTGGAGCTATCACAGTTGAAAATAACTTAGCTAAGATAGATCCAGCAAAATGTATCCAATGTGGATTATGTGCAGGAAAATGTCCTACAGGAGCTATTAAAAGCGAAATTAAAGAGATAAAGAAAGCTGAAATAATAGAAGATAAATGTGTAGGATGTACAATGTGTGCAAAAGTATGTCCAGTTGGAGCTATTGAAGGAGAATTAAAAGGGAAACATAAAGTAGATCCAGCAAAATGTATTGGTTGTGGATTATGCTTTGATAAATGTAAATTAAAAGCTATTAAAATGAATGTAGTAGCAACAAGAGATTAG
- a CDS encoding RnfABCDGE type electron transport complex subunit G produces the protein MKNRFVHYGAVLLIIAAVSAGVLGAVNDFTKTVIQENELKTVNQARMKVLSVAKSFKQDEAVTTEGLEFIPGYNEGGELVGYVTTVAQPGYGGDIKWVMGITKDGKIAGMDIIGCQETPGLGAKVQEREWQDHWIGEDKTHEFNKSVDAFAGATISPKAVYDGLMRTLTAYENGVRK, from the coding sequence ATGAAAAATAGATTTGTACACTATGGAGCAGTTCTTTTAATAATTGCAGCTGTTTCAGCAGGAGTTTTAGGAGCTGTAAACGACTTTACTAAAACTGTAATTCAAGAAAATGAATTAAAAACAGTTAACCAAGCTAGAATGAAAGTTTTATCTGTAGCAAAAAGCTTTAAACAAGATGAAGCTGTTACAACTGAAGGACTTGAATTTATACCAGGATATAATGAAGGTGGAGAACTTGTAGGATATGTTACAACTGTAGCTCAACCAGGATATGGTGGAGATATTAAATGGGTTATGGGAATAACAAAAGATGGTAAAATAGCTGGAATGGATATCATAGGATGTCAAGAAACTCCAGGACTAGGAGCTAAAGTTCAAGAGAGAGAGTGGCAAGATCATTGGATCGGAGAAGATAAAACTCATGAATTCAATAAATCTGTTGATGCTTTCGCAGGAGCAACAATATCTCCAAAAGCTGTTTATGATGGTCTAATGAGAACATTAACAGCTTATGAAAACGGGGTGAGAAAATAG
- a CDS encoding AbgT family transporter: MEEVKKNNSIMKFIKVVERVGNKLPHPFILFGYFILITLVVSYILSKVGFEASYLVEGKAGEGAKTVLVQVVNLLTFSEMREALINLPDIYVTFPALKIVLIMMMAIGFLESTGFFNALMRRYLLNAPKSLITAALVFVGVNASVMSDAGTILSLTIGGVLFASLGRNPKLGIILGFAACSGGFTANIFVAGTDALLAGITEQAMEGMGVDMSISPLCNYYFMAASTVFLTISLTFVTEKFIVKLMPDEKVISNDANLLEEYKLKPEEHRGLRYSFYGLLIFIAVMLVLCLPQGAFFRNEAGEFLPKSPLLSAIVPILFFLFCSIGIGFGIGIGKIKSLKDLPQCLQSGVSKAVPLLVTTLTSALFLHLLNRSNIFKILAIKGSFILKSANVGPLPLLLMVVFITTLINPFMTSGSTKWILLSPMIVPMFTLLNISPAFAQLAFRIGDSATNIISPAQHAIPVILGLMAQYDLERGKKPGESEAGFGTIFSLTLPYSMTILFTMVFMMVVWYFLELPIGPASYLYIK, encoded by the coding sequence ATGGAGGAAGTCAAAAAAAATAATTCAATTATGAAATTTATAAAAGTAGTTGAAAGAGTGGGAAATAAACTGCCACATCCATTTATTTTATTTGGATATTTTATATTAATTACCTTAGTAGTATCTTATATTTTATCAAAAGTAGGTTTTGAGGCCTCATATTTAGTTGAAGGAAAAGCAGGAGAAGGAGCAAAAACAGTTTTAGTACAAGTAGTTAATCTGCTGACTTTTTCTGAAATGAGAGAAGCATTAATAAACCTTCCTGATATTTATGTTACATTTCCAGCATTAAAAATAGTTTTGATAATGATGATGGCAATAGGATTCTTAGAATCAACAGGATTTTTTAATGCATTGATGAGAAGATATCTTCTAAATGCTCCAAAAAGCTTAATAACAGCAGCTTTAGTATTTGTTGGTGTCAATGCTAGTGTTATGTCTGATGCTGGAACAATTTTATCATTGACAATAGGGGGAGTGTTATTTGCATCTTTAGGAAGAAATCCAAAGCTTGGAATAATATTGGGATTTGCTGCTTGTAGTGGAGGATTTACAGCTAATATATTTGTTGCAGGAACTGATGCATTATTAGCAGGAATTACAGAACAAGCTATGGAAGGAATGGGAGTAGATATGTCTATAAGCCCATTATGTAACTATTATTTTATGGCAGCATCAACAGTATTTTTAACAATTTCATTAACTTTTGTAACTGAAAAATTTATAGTAAAACTTATGCCAGATGAAAAAGTTATAAGTAATGATGCCAATCTATTAGAAGAGTATAAATTAAAACCTGAAGAACACAGAGGGTTAAGATACTCATTTTATGGATTATTAATATTTATTGCTGTAATGCTTGTTTTATGTTTACCACAAGGAGCATTCTTTAGAAATGAAGCTGGAGAATTTTTACCAAAATCTCCACTATTATCAGCAATAGTTCCTATATTATTCTTCCTATTTTGTTCAATAGGAATAGGATTTGGAATAGGAATAGGAAAAATTAAATCTTTAAAAGATCTACCTCAATGTTTACAATCAGGTGTTTCAAAGGCAGTACCATTATTAGTAACAACTCTTACTTCAGCACTATTTTTACACCTTTTAAATAGAAGTAACATCTTTAAGATTTTAGCAATAAAAGGTTCGTTTATATTAAAAAGTGCAAATGTAGGACCATTACCTTTACTTTTAATGGTTGTATTTATAACAACATTAATTAATCCATTTATGACATCAGGATCAACAAAATGGATATTATTATCACCAATGATAGTTCCTATGTTTACTCTATTAAATATTTCACCTGCTTTTGCACAATTAGCATTTAGAATAGGGGATTCAGCGACTAATATAATTTCACCTGCTCAACATGCAATACCAGTAATATTAGGATTAATGGCTCAATATGATTTGGAAAGAGGTAAAAAACCAGGTGAAAGTGAAGCAGGATTTGGAACAATATTCTCTTTAACATTACCATATTCTATGACAATACTGTTTACAATGGTGTTTATGATGGTAGTATGGTATTTCTTAGAACTACCTATAGGTCCAGCATCTTATTTGTATATTAAATAA